CGGTCGTGATTCCACAAGGAGCAGATACACTTACAGAAAAAATCAATCATGCTTTGAGCGAGATGCGAGAAGATGGAACATTAACAGAATTAGCAACCAAATTCTATCAAGAAGATGCTTCTCAAAAGCCTGAAGGTGATATCGAGCCAATCGAAGGGTTAGACTTATAACAATTTAATTCTATCATTCGAGAAGTAGACGAAACTGATTAGACGAGCTGCATGCATTTAAAACCATCCATGGGAAATCCTGTGGATGGTTTGTTGAATACATGATTGGAGGGATTATATTGACTATTCAAGGAATTAATTTGAATGAAATATTTGATGTTCAATTGGCAGTAGAAAATCTTCCATTTGTATTAAGTGGCTTACCGATGACATTGCTTGTCTCAATTATTGGTATGTTGATTGGGCTCGTTTTAGGTCTATTACTTGCTTTAGTCCGAAATTCAAACTATTCTTTCCTAAAATTTCCAGCTAGACTGTACATATCGTTTATGCGTGGAACGCCGATGCTTGTTTTTTTATTTATTCTTTACTTTGGACTTCCTGTTATTGGTATTAAATTAACGGCATTAATGGCAGCGTGTTTAGGGTTTGGTCTCAATAGTGCTGCTTATATTGCAGAAATTGACCGAGCTTCGTTAAATAGTATTGATAAAGGACAATGGGAGTCTGCTAAAGCATTAAATTTAACCTATTGGCAGACATTGCGAAAAGTGATTTTGCCACAAGCTGTCAGAATAGCCATCCCTCCATTGACGAATGTTTTTATGGATTTAGTAAAGGCTACCTCTTTAGCAGCGGTTATTACTGTACCGGAACTCTTCCAAAAAACACAAATTGTTGCAGGAAGAGAGTTTGATGCAATGACTAT
This genomic interval from Virgibacillus pantothenticus contains the following:
- a CDS encoding amino acid ABC transporter permease, with amino-acid sequence MTIQGINLNEIFDVQLAVENLPFVLSGLPMTLLVSIIGMLIGLVLGLLLALVRNSNYSFLKFPARLYISFMRGTPMLVFLFILYFGLPVIGIKLTALMAACLGFGLNSAAYIAEIDRASLNSIDKGQWESAKALNLTYWQTLRKVILPQAVRIAIPPLTNVFMDLVKATSLAAVITVPELFQKTQIVAGREFDAMTMYILVALIYWPICIVIAFIQERLEAHYSKFIVHEMV